The following is a genomic window from uncultured Draconibacterium sp..
AGCCACAGAAACCAAATACTCAGAATTACAATAGAAACAACCTGTTATAAAACGCTTCTTAAAACATGTTATATACTTCTTTTACATAGCCTCGAAAATGGATTTTTAGGCACGCTGCTGTTGTAAGCAATTGATTCAATGATTTTTTCTAAAATGGAGATATTAACAAACTAAATAAATAGAAAAATGAATAAAGTAAAACTTGTAATAATCATTTCACTAACTGTTTCTAGTTTTAATACTATCAAAGCACAAACAAAATATACTGGTTTATTTAAAACTTCAAATGGAAATACTGGTTACCATCATTTCACAAGAAACAACTCAGCGGGTGCAGCAGTTTATATAAATCAAGTTTCAAAAAATGGTCCAATTTTGAGATTATCAAGTGGTATATATGATGCAGGACAAGGCATAAAATTCACTTTTGAAAATAATGGATATTTGGGATTAGGAACCACTACTGTTACGGAGAAATTAGTATTGTATAAAACTGATGCAACGCAAGTGACAACACAATACGGAAATTTAAATACTGATGTAGGAGCAGGAAATGGTTTTATTGTTGGCATCGAAACAGCTGGGAATGGTGTGATTTGGAATAGGGAAAATCGTTATATTCGGTTTGGAACTAATGCCACCGAAAGAATGAGAATTCATGAAAATGGTAATATTGATATATATGGAATAGTTAAATCAGGTGCGTATAAAACTATTGAGAATAATACAGATTATCATCATTTTATTCGTAATAATGTGGGAGGTGCTGCGGTATATGTGAATCAGGTTTCAACTGGGCCAATATTAAGACTTTCAAGTGGAACTTCATCTCCAAATGTTAATGTCAAACTTACTGTTGAGAACAATGGTGCAGTTGGCATTGGAACATCAACAATTGAAGATTATATGCTTTCTGTAAATGGAAAGATTAAAGCAAAAGAAATAAAAATTGAAACAGGATGGGCTGATTTCGTATTTGATGAAGAATATAGTTTGAGAAGTATTAATGATATAGAGTTATTTATTCAAAAGAACAGACACCTGCCTGATATCCCAACAGCTAAAGAGGTCGAAGACAATGGAGTGAATCTTGGAGAAATGAATACTAAATTATTACAGAAAATAGAGGAATTGACACTTTATGTTATTGATTTACAAAAACAAGTTGATGGCTTAAAAAGCCAACTGGATGAACAGAAGTAAAATGCAATGGCAAATAAAAACAAAAATAATATCAAAATAAATAAACAATGAAAAAAAAAATTATTCTATTTTTAATTTTTACGACAAACATCTTTTCTCTTAAGGCACAGGAACTTGAGTGGGACGTTGACAATACAGGTAATAATCCCGGAGAAAGAATTGTAGCAATTCTAGATGCAGAAACAGTAGCCACTTATCCTTATAACGGTGTTGAGATTATTGGACAAGTAATAGACAATAATGGAAATTGGGGTTATAACCTACCAATAGTAAGCAATTTCTCATTATATGTGAAATTTTCTGGTGGAATTAGTTATAGACTTATTCAAGCAGTTGAAACAAGCAATATTATTCTACGATTAAGGAAAATATCAGATTTAGAATTTCATTTGACAGCAAATTGTCCTAATTACCATACAGCAATGAGAATACTTTTAAAAAAAGTTGAAGGTTCTGTTAATGTCATTATGGGAGATCCAAAAGTTAATGACGCTTCAGGAGAACTTGTTATATCTGAACCAACCTATAAGTCTTATGTCTCAGGTAATTTTGGAATAGGCACAGATTTATCCTCAAATCCAAATAACTATAAACTAGCGGTAAATGGAACAATTGGAGCAAAAGAAATAAAAGTGGAGACTACTAGTTGGTCTGATTATGTTTTTGATGATAAATATAAATTACAGGAATTAAAAGATCTAGAAAATTATATAAAGGAAAATAGAAGTTTGCCTAATATACCTACAGAAGAAGAGGTTATTAAAAATGGAATAAACGTTGCAGAGATGGATTCAAAACTATTACAAAAAATTGAGGAACTTACTTTATACTTGATTGAACAAAATAAAAGAATAGAGAAGCTTGAGAAAGAAAATGAATCACTAAAGACAAAGATAAATATATGGCAACAAATCAATCATTTACAATAGGTAACCATGAAACGTATGGGGGGCAGTGAGTGTTCGGGCACCCTGCGTCGCTCCAACTTTCTGCAAAAATGGACATAGACGCCCCACACTCCCAAACGATTTCATACCGCAAAACAGTTACCTTTAATTGCAATAAACCTGTAGAATATAAATTAAGATTGTATTAAAATGAGGAAAATTAAAATTTTATTGATAATCCTATTGAATATTAATTGTACGGTGGGATTTTCACAATGGGATTTAAATACAAATTCAGTTCTTTATCGTAAAGCTAATTCAGACCAAATTATTCTAAAAACGAGTCGGACTGACAATACCTTTCCAGGAAATATCAAAACAGACGGATGGGGAAATTTTGGTTTTAATAGAAATATCAATTTGGGGGGATACATTTCAAAGATAAATAATGGAACCGAGATAATTTATCGAACAATAAGAACCGATAACACCTGGGAAGGTACGATTACGTCAGATGGATTTGGAAATTTCGGGTTTAACAGAAATATTAAAATAGGAGGGTATATTTCCAATGTAAATAACAATCCTAAAATCATTTATAAAACGATTCGGACAGATAATACCTATGAGGGAAATATCAAAACAGACGGATGGGGAAATTTTAGTTTTAGTAGAAATATCAATTTGGGGGGATACATTTCAAAGATAAATAATGGAACCGAGATAATTTATCGAACAATAAGAACCGATAACACCTGGGAAGGTACGATTACTTCGGATGGATTTGGAAATTTCGGGTTTAACAGAAATATTAAAATTGGAGGGTATATTTCCAATGTAAATAACAATCCTAAAATCATTTATAAAACGATTCGGACAGATAATACCTATGAGGGAAATATCAAAACAGACGGATGGGGAAATTTTAGTTTTAGTAGAAATATCAATTTGGGGGGATACATTTCAAAGATAAATAATGGAACCGAGATAATTTATCGAACAATAAGAACCGATAACACCTGGGAAGGTACGATTACTTCGGATGGATTTGGAAATTTCGGGTTTAACAGAAATATTAAAATTGGAGGGTATATTTCCAATGTAAATAACAATCCTAAAATCATTTATAAAACGATTCGGACAGATAATACCTATGAGGGAAATATCAAAACAGATGGATGGGGTAATTTTACCTTTAGTAATAATGTTGCTATTGGAACAGGTAATGCGAGGAACTATAAATTGAATGTTTGTGGTACAATTCGGGCAAGTGAGGTAAAAGTTGATTTAACCGGTTGTGATTTTGTTTTTGAGGATGATTATCAGTTAAGAACTTTAAAAGAAGTAGAAGATTTTATAAAAGCAAATAAAAGACTACCAAATGTTAAATCAGCAGCCGAAATGGAAGCAGACGGAACAAACTTAGGAGAGTTAAACTCGCAACTATTACAGAAAATTGAAGAATTGACTCTTTATTCAATTGACCAAGAGAAGAAAATAGAAAGACTAGAACGAGTAGTCGAGCAATTAATGGAAAACCGAACATGCAATTAGAATAATGTATATACAAAAGCTGGCATTTTTCATTAAGCCTACCGTTGGTAATGATCAAAACATCTTTACTCCAAAGTGCTGGTTGTAATCGCTCCTTTGTGCTCAGCCCGAATATATCTTTGTTGAGATATATTTTGAAGTATTTATTCTGGGATTTGCAAATACTCTAAGTGGTATTGGCTGTTAATGTAGATAAATTCCACAGTTCATTCATGGAATACTTATGCTACCCGCGCCGGTGTAAGAAATGACTTAAAAGACAGGATTCTACACAATTTGAATACATTGTAGTCATTCTCCGGCTGGCTCTTGCTTGTACTTTTTTATTATCACCCCTTCAAAGCTATTTTCAATTTAAACGGCTTACAGGAAGCTTTTCTATTGTATTTCATCCTGTCATTATTTTGTTAATGATGTCAGAACCCTGAAACGTACTTACCCCCGAATTTCAAATAGACACCTTCTTATAATTGATACTCTTCTCATCCAACGAGTCCGTTGGTTAAAACCCCATTTTGTCCAATCATTTCCAGGAAGATGATTGGATTTTTTTTCGATTTAATTTATTCACTGTTATTGCGTATGGAACACTATTCTAATGTTATTCTTGAGCTCGAAGAAAATTTACGGCAAATAACTATCGCTTCCGGCTGTATGCTTAGCAACTCCAAGCTGGCGATTAAAAGATGCAGGTTTGCCCTGGTTGAACTAAAATCGGTTGTAATCAGGCATGGCTTTCCAGACCAATCATCCGAAATCCGGTTCTTCAAAGAAATTAAACCCATGGCCTATAGTTATTTATTATTTAATCAGGCCCTCTTTGAGATGGAAAGCTTCCGGTCAACGAGGGCAGAAGCAATGAAACAATACTTGAAAAACAAGCTCAATGAAATTCAGAGATATATGGAGGAACATCGTGAAACGGTCCAGTATTATCATTGTGGATATACTTTTCTGGATCGATTCTATTTTGTTCGTAATACAGAAGAAATTCCTGTTGAGTTGAGAGGAGAAAACTATCTGCTGGACGAGGAATTTAATACCTGGCAGGATTATAACTTTTCAGTGATCCAGGCAAATGAGATGTTACTGAAATACTTTAGTACGGAAATTTCAAGACTCGAGAATCCCCAAGAATCGGACGAATTGCAGCAATTTAGACAGATTGACTGGACTGCAAATAAAATTGATCTGGTGGAATTGGTTTATGCCCTCTATTATTCAAGAGCGATCAATAACGGAAAAATTACTATTAAAGAACTGGGAAAACTGATCGGGCAAATTTTTAATGTAGAACTTAATAATGATGTTTACCGGTACTTTATTGAAATTCAACAACGAAAAATAGACCAAACCAAATTTATTGGTCATTTACAATCTGTACTTCAACAGCACATTGACCAAAACATTTTAAAATGAGTTGTTTTGAACCTTTCGTAGGTGAATAGTAAACAATAATAATTCCCCAAGCTGACAACAACTTGATAACATCTAAAATTTCGGAGTTGCAAATTTGGTCGTATTTCGAACGAACAATTTAAAATTGAACAGTTATGCCAACAGAGATTGTAACTACCGACGATCTTCGGGAATTCAAACTCGATCTGATCAAAGAAATCAAACAGCTCTTCGTTGCCCATCACTATCAATCCACAAAAAGATGGTTAAAACCCTATGAAGTCAGATCTGTTTCATCGATGTTATCAAATATAAAGTTGCTTGAGATCCTCAATCTCTTCAAAATTCAATTTAGTATCTGCATTAGTAGAATATTGCCATAAATCCCGCCAAAGTTACTTCGCCGTCTGGAAAAATCAATGGCGGCTGATATTGCCCATTTTTTTGCCAGCCGTCCTTCGAAGCTGTTCAGTTTTTATTCCGCTCACTTCATGAAAACTGACATAGCCCCTTGACAAGAATCCATCCCGCTCAATGGCATGCGCCAAAATTTAATGGCGTGCCAGTAGCCGAAATAAACCCGCAGGGCAGCGGTGGATTCAATGAGTAAATTTGATATTTATGAAACAGTAACGAACCTGATTGTAGAACGCCTGGAAGCAGGTGTAGTACCATGGCATATGCCTTGGAAGACCGCAAGTACTATTCCGCGTAACCTGGTTTCTAAAAAGCCTTACCGGGGATTTAACTTCTGGTACCTGCTTAGCTTTGGTTTCGAAAGGCCTTATTTTCTTTCTTTCAAACAGGTTAAAGATCTTGGTGGAAAGATTAAAAAGGGCTCTTTATCATTCATGATTGTATTTTGGAAAATGGTAGAATACAAAAAGGATGATGAAACCAAGGAAATACCAATGCTTCGTTATTACCGGGTATTTCATATTGATGACATTGAAGGTATCGATCCTGACAAGATACCTGAGAATACTGCTCACGATCACGACTTCGATCCGATTGCTTCCTGTGAACAGCTTATCCAGTTCTGGTCCGATTCTCCGGTAATTAAACTGGATCAGAAAAAGGCCTGTTATATACCTTCATTGGATGAAGTCCACATGCCTGGTGCAAGAACCTTTTTTCAGGATGAAGAATACTATTCCACTATTTTTCACGAGTTAGTGCACTCGACAGGTCATCGTAAACGCTTAAATCGCCACGAAAGGTTCTCTTCCCTTAATTTTGCAAGTAAAGATTACTCGCAAGAAGAACTTGTTGCAGAGATGGGTGCTGCTTACCTCTGTGGTATTTGTGGCATTGAAAATGCTACAATTGATAACAGTGCTGCCTACATCCAAGGCTGGTTGAAGAAGTTGAAAAGTGATAAAAGTTTATTGTATTGGCTTCAGGTTTAGCTCAAAAAGCTGTTGATTATATTCTGGATCATCAGGATTCGAATCCTAAACCGGTGCTTCCTAAGCCTAAAAAGAAGAAAAGTAAATCAGCTTCTCTTTCCATGAAATTCTGATTATACTGCTAATGAAGCCCCCAAATCCTTCTTTGTATTCATTAAGCTTGCATCACGAAATTGCCTGTTAATCTCGTTTTTCAGTTTATAAGGACGATTGAAGGCTTCCTGCGAAACATGAAAATTTTCAGACAGCTTACGGATTGTTTCTTTCGACAGGCCTTTCTGGTAATTCAGAATCTTTGAAACGGTTCCTTTTGACAATCCAAGGAGTTTTGCCAATCCAACTGCTTTTAGGCTGTTCTCTTCCATTAATGACTTGATAATTTGAACAGGATCCAGATCATTAAATGTACTGTGTTCCGAATCCCACTTCTCAATGAGTAGCGTTATCAGCTCAATTTCATCATCTAGGGCAGGAGAGGCCTTTGAAAGAAGATTTTCAAGGATATTAGAATAGTTGTTGTACTGAACTTCCGTTTTTATAACTGTATATTTTAATGTTCCCATTTCTCGTTGGCTAATAGGTATTTACTGAATATTGTTCTTCATTATTGCAGAGTTTGGTGTATGCAGCATGTGTTCCGATCCATTTTACAAATAGGTGTATTTTCTGCTTTCCAAAATAATATTGACAGATGATCCTATATTTGTTTCCTCCAATATTAAAAACAACTCTGTTTGATCCTTTCCCCAGTATATCGGCAGAATTAAACGTTCTCACAATATCCTGAGGTGTATTCCAATTTGCATGTTTTACAATCGAAAGCCACATTTCAAAAGCCCTTTTGCTTTGGACATTCTCACTTACATCGCTTTCGATTGATTGTACTTTTATTAAATGAACTTTCATTGTTCTACATTGCAAAGTTAGTAAAAGTTTCACAAAAGGGAACTTTTTGTATTTTAGAAAATAGATAGTAACTATTTTGCTTTTTTCTTTTGAGATTTCTCACCAGATAAATATGCCTCTAGATTGGCCATATCATCACTGATCTTTTTTTCTACAACCTTTGCATAAATCTGTGTTGTCTTTAGATCGGTATGCCCCAGCATCTTGCTTACGGATTCAATCGGAACCCCATTCGTAAGCGTTACTGTGGTTGTGAAAGTATGTCGGGCTACATGAAAAGTAAGGTTCTTGGCAATTTCACAAACATCTGCAATTTCTTTGAGATAACTATTCAACTTTTGATTGGAAATATTTGGGAAGATTGTTCCTTTATTAGCGGAGCGAGGATGGTCTTTGTACTTGTCGATTAAAACCTGGGCCTGGAATAATATTGGAATTCGTACTGGTGTCGTCGTTTTTTCTCTTTGTGTAATAATTCAGTTCCTACCGTATAATTACAATTCGAATGTTATTAGGTTGAAGATTCATTACATCGATATAAGACAGACCGGTATAGCAACTAAATACGAATAAATCTTTCACATACTGAAGGCGTTCAATTTTGAATTGTTTCTTTTGGATGGTATCCAGTTCAAGTTGCGTTAAAAATTCCCGTTCTACTCGTTTAAACGACAATCGATAGGCCACAAAAGGATCTTTGTCAAGCCATCCAAGTCTTACGGCGAGGTTGGTATTTTCTCAAGAAATGCTCGAAATCAGTAATGAACTTGTAATTTAATTCTACCAGGTCGATATCTTTGCGTTTGAATTTCTGCTTCAAAAATTTCTCGATATACTTTTCGGTAGTTTTGTAGTTTTTTAATGTTCCCCACCTAAGGTTCGAATCCATGCCGGTATTGTGGTATTCAATAAGTCCTTTAAGTGTTTCTCCAGAATCTTCAACTCCCAAAAATTTGTTTTTAATTGCTTCAGGTGTTATTGTTTCTTTGGTAACCACCAGTTCTTGGTAGCACTCAGTAAGCTGATATCTGATTTGTTCTAAATAAGAGTTAAGCCTACTAATTTCAGGGGACTTGCCTTTTGCCATGCCGCGTCCATTATTCCAGTTATCGACATGAATTCTTTTTTTTTATGATATTTCAGCCCGTTCTCGATTAACTGTTACACGGGCATAAATAGGAGCTTTGTCGTCTTTAATCCGATGTTTATGGATTACAAATTGAATTCCAAAAGTGTTCATCTTCTTCATAATTTTTAATGTTGTTTAGTTCTGGTTCACTTTTGGTTCACCAGAAAATGTTAAAACTGGTTCCAAATTGAACTAAACGGCACCAAAAACTACGATTGTAACCTTCTGAAAAAATAAGTGTTTATGTGTTTCTGGTGAACCAAATCTAAAAAATATTTTGGTTCACCGTATTGTTCACATAAACAACGGTTTTAAATGGTGTATTTTGACATCGTAAAAACAAAAAAGCCTGTAAATCATCTGATTTACAGGCTTTTGATGGATTTTGATTTTCCTCTTAGTCGGGATACCAGGATTCGAACCTGGGACCCCCTGCTCCCAAAACATTTAAATTAGATTTTATTTATTTTCATTTGCTATCTTATATGTTCATAATCAGCGATATACGTATTTTTAGTTTGTTATCAAATTTCATTTATTTACCTTTAAATGTCCATTTGTTGTACCTATGTTGTACCCAAAAATAATGTAAATGATTAGTTTTAAGAATGTTCTGAGAAGCAAGAAACTATCTTATGGTAAATATCCTATTTATTTGCGTATTTCCAAAGATCGTAAGTCGATATTTTTTCGTACTCCGTATACCGCCGAAGCGAAAGAATGGGATTCAAAAAAGGGAATATTTAAGCAAAATGCAACGAACTACCTAAACAAAAACAGGGTACTATTTAAGTTAATCGACCAGGCCACAAACGTTGTTACAGAGCTACAGCAAAAGAAGAGTAGCTATACCTTAACAGATGTAGAAAGAGCTATTCGGGTTGAATCCAATCCTGCATATCAAAATGTCTATAAATTTTGGGACGAATTAATTGACGAAATGATAAAGGCTGGAAGGACCGGAAATGCTCAGGTTAACCGTGACACCTACAACTCGGTTAAAAAGTATAATAAGAAAAAGGTATTAAATTTTAACGACATTACACCAACTTTTCTGGATAAGTATGAAGTGTATTT
Proteins encoded in this region:
- a CDS encoding helix-turn-helix domain-containing protein, encoding MGTLKYTVIKTEVQYNNYSNILENLLSKASPALDDEIELITLLIEKWDSEHSTFNDLDPVQIIKSLMEENSLKAVGLAKLLGLSKGTVSKILNYQKGLSKETIRKLSENFHVSQEAFNRPYKLKNEINRQFRDASLMNTKKDLGASLAV
- a CDS encoding phage integrase SAM-like domain-containing protein — protein: MHVDNWNNGRGMAKGKSPEISRLNSYLEQIRYQLTECYQELVVTKETITPEAIKNKFLGVEDSGETLKGLIEYHNTGMDSNLRWGTLKNYKTTEKYIEKFLKQKFKRKDIDLVELNYKFITDFEHFLRKYQPRRKTWMA
- a CDS encoding zincin-like metallopeptidase domain-containing protein; translation: MSKFDIYETVTNLIVERLEAGVVPWHMPWKTASTIPRNLVSKKPYRGFNFWYLLSFGFERPYFLSFKQVKDLGGKIKKGSLSFMIVFWKMVEYKKDDETKEIPMLRYYRVFHIDDIEGIDPDKIPENTAHDHDFDPIASCEQLIQFWSDSPVIKLDQKKACYIPSLDEVHMPGARTFFQDEEYYSTIFHELVHSTGHRKRLNRHERFSSLNFASKDYSQEELVAEMGAAYLCGICGIENATIDNSAAYIQGWLKKLKSDKSLLYWLQV
- a CDS encoding type II toxin-antitoxin system HigB family toxin; translation: MKVHLIKVQSIESDVSENVQSKRAFEMWLSIVKHANWNTPQDIVRTFNSADILGKGSNRVVFNIGGNKYRIICQYYFGKQKIHLFVKWIGTHAAYTKLCNNEEQYSVNTY
- a CDS encoding RteC domain-containing protein — translated: MIGFFFDLIYSLLLRMEHYSNVILELEENLRQITIASGCMLSNSKLAIKRCRFALVELKSVVIRHGFPDQSSEIRFFKEIKPMAYSYLLFNQALFEMESFRSTRAEAMKQYLKNKLNEIQRYMEEHRETVQYYHCGYTFLDRFYFVRNTEEIPVELRGENYLLDEEFNTWQDYNFSVIQANEMLLKYFSTEISRLENPQESDELQQFRQIDWTANKIDLVELVYALYYSRAINNGKITIKELGKLIGQIFNVELNNDVYRYFIEIQQRKIDQTKFIGHLQSVLQQHIDQNILK
- a CDS encoding site-specific integrase, which gives rise to MITQREKTTTPVRIPILFQAQVLIDKYKDHPRSANKGTIFPNISNQKLNSYLKEIADVCEIAKNLTFHVARHTFTTTVTLTNGVPIESVSKMLGHTDLKTTQIYAKVVEKKISDDMANLEAYLSGEKSQKKKAK